A genome region from Planifilum fimeticola includes the following:
- a CDS encoding protease complex subunit PrcB family protein, with product MALRQVILMGCFALILAFTGCGSEPDGKHGSPGSEASTGTNSSGTPVDFQEEPVEQLPEDVKKHFDRLTSTPQGGHATIPHGSRIFLIVSAGQRPTGGYQVKITDILRKGETVHIYAEEIAPAKDSMVTQAITYPAAVVSISQKDEANYEFHLKKASPPSNDQ from the coding sequence ATGGCTTTAAGGCAGGTGATACTCATGGGTTGTTTCGCCCTGATTCTCGCCTTTACCGGCTGCGGTTCGGAACCCGACGGAAAGCACGGTTCCCCCGGAAGCGAAGCTTCTACGGGGACGAATTCCTCCGGGACCCCGGTGGATTTCCAAGAAGAGCCGGTCGAACAACTGCCTGAGGACGTGAAGAAGCACTTTGACCGATTGACTTCCACTCCCCAGGGAGGCCATGCCACAATCCCCCACGGATCGCGAATCTTCTTGATCGTTTCCGCCGGACAGCGTCCCACGGGAGGATATCAGGTCAAGATCACCGATATCCTCCGGAAAGGGGAAACCGTCCACATCTACGCGGAGGAAATCGCTCCCGCCAAAGATTCGATGGTGACCCAGGCCATCACATATCCGGCGGCCGTCGTCTCCATCTCCCAAAAAGATGAGGCAAATTACGAATTCCATCTCAAAAAGGCCAGCCCCCCTTCCAACGATCAATAA
- a CDS encoding HAD family hydrolase, giving the protein MINPFRRWVFPEIETWYHTHISKERFSFYDVLAREHSRRLRQGRMRDAYDWDDILKTVTRETIGIDPPFTVKELVEKHSVPGKVWRFSDVLPTLNAFRQAGVHMVVASNGFECYQRPVTDCLKLTPFFSAFHTPDRLQTAKPSPDFFRFADPRRIIHVGDRIDQDIVGANRAGAVSVWISRDLPPEIRRLPPSQRKRHSDFHRWISTRLEREGHSGRITEEHLPDYAIASLEELLQVWDEKNKGPGGIIPGPKTRFYNNRKLSPITRPE; this is encoded by the coding sequence ATGATCAACCCCTTTCGGCGCTGGGTGTTTCCGGAAATCGAAACCTGGTACCACACCCATATCTCCAAGGAACGATTTTCCTTTTACGATGTGCTGGCCCGGGAACACAGCCGGCGCCTCCGGCAGGGGAGAATGCGAGACGCCTACGATTGGGACGACATCCTGAAAACGGTCACCCGGGAGACGATCGGAATCGATCCCCCCTTCACGGTCAAGGAATTGGTGGAAAAACACTCGGTCCCCGGCAAAGTCTGGCGTTTTTCCGACGTCCTTCCGACGCTGAATGCCTTCCGGCAGGCGGGAGTCCACATGGTCGTCGCCTCCAACGGTTTTGAGTGTTACCAGCGGCCCGTCACCGATTGTTTGAAACTCACCCCCTTCTTTTCCGCCTTTCACACCCCGGACCGCCTGCAGACCGCCAAGCCCAGCCCCGATTTTTTCCGCTTTGCGGATCCCCGCCGCATCATCCACGTGGGCGATCGGATCGATCAGGACATCGTGGGAGCCAACCGGGCCGGTGCCGTCTCCGTCTGGATCAGCCGGGATCTGCCGCCCGAAATCCGCCGGCTTCCCCCTTCTCAGCGAAAAAGGCATTCCGATTTTCACCGCTGGATCTCCACGCGGCTGGAGCGGGAAGGCCATTCGGGACGCATCACCGAAGAACATCTGCCCGATTACGCGATCGCATCGCTGGAAGAACTCCTTCAGGTGTGGGACGAAAAAAATAAAGGACCGGGAGGAATCATCCCCGGTCCCAAAACCCGCTTCTACAACAACAGGAAGCTGAGCCCGATCACAAGGCCGGAATAG
- a CDS encoding helicase-associated domain-containing protein, which translates to MYPSLISCLTSLSPEVRLRIAAHHGLREAEPETLARRLTDPAHLRSFVRRMDPAEREGMDFFLFQVGEGVCAESKLRERESILPVSPSRFRIALVRLRRWGFLYGLRRRWGETVYWCPSEVRTAWLNVNRKGSPLLPPATGRIDSREAGGRGVWHALFHFLVLCDRERIPLPRDGGVHRRWWKKLSSEMEEWEEEFRETPWADRQEPASVRLVRDLARLQGLVRERGGALEVDPARLDSWLSLSWEERLRRLYDLTRFRLLEGRPDWDALVRLMEAHRSEEWVAVSTLLKEWASLAGKSGGRIQGEALVRHWLKPLCRLGWIELASSPQGILWRWTPFAPAVCRAAAEETGMVQPDFEVLIPPFFPLDKRWQLARFADYAGGDHFLVYRIGADSVGRARERGMAEEEMIALLEQLAGGGIPANVTAGIREWCRRVGRISLRHALLVEGDDEELIDELELIPELGELIAERVGRRVLIADANREEELRDRLKKLGFPPRQEVKPRKPGTDTEERGEGDAEPEGFTVENRYPDLTEAVPGARNLPRMWTSAIRSYHPATVQDMVRKAIQLRLELRVKEKDGTVRQLIPRQLENREGSWTMEGVDGGRRVRIELSRIGGVQIRLPE; encoded by the coding sequence ATGTATCCTTCGCTGATTAGCTGCCTGACATCCCTTTCCCCGGAAGTTCGCCTTCGCATTGCCGCCCATCACGGTCTGCGGGAAGCGGAGCCCGAAACGCTGGCCCGGCGGCTGACCGATCCCGCTCACCTTCGTTCCTTCGTCCGACGGATGGATCCGGCGGAGCGGGAAGGGATGGATTTCTTCCTGTTCCAAGTGGGGGAAGGAGTGTGTGCCGAAAGCAAGCTGAGGGAGCGGGAAAGCATCCTTCCCGTTTCCCCGTCCCGGTTCCGGATTGCGCTGGTACGTCTTCGTCGTTGGGGCTTCCTCTACGGTCTTCGCCGGAGGTGGGGGGAGACGGTTTACTGGTGCCCTTCCGAGGTTCGCACCGCTTGGCTGAATGTGAACAGAAAGGGGTCCCCATTGCTCCCGCCGGCGACGGGACGCATCGATTCCCGGGAAGCGGGCGGCCGCGGGGTGTGGCACGCTCTTTTTCATTTTTTGGTGTTGTGCGATCGGGAACGGATTCCCCTGCCCCGGGATGGAGGGGTTCACCGCCGCTGGTGGAAGAAGCTGTCGTCCGAAATGGAAGAGTGGGAAGAGGAGTTCAGGGAAACGCCTTGGGCGGACCGGCAGGAGCCGGCCTCGGTCCGGTTGGTGCGGGACCTGGCCCGCCTTCAGGGGCTGGTTCGTGAACGCGGGGGTGCCCTGGAGGTGGATCCCGCTCGCCTCGATTCCTGGCTGTCGCTCTCCTGGGAAGAGAGGCTTCGACGGCTGTACGATTTGACCCGGTTTCGCCTGCTGGAGGGCCGGCCGGATTGGGATGCTTTGGTGCGGTTGATGGAAGCGCATCGCAGCGAAGAATGGGTGGCGGTTTCCACCCTGTTGAAAGAATGGGCATCGCTGGCCGGTAAGAGCGGGGGGCGGATCCAAGGGGAAGCGTTGGTGCGTCACTGGTTGAAGCCGCTTTGCCGCCTGGGATGGATCGAGCTGGCCTCTTCCCCCCAGGGGATTTTGTGGCGCTGGACCCCCTTTGCCCCGGCGGTTTGTCGCGCAGCGGCGGAGGAGACCGGGATGGTCCAGCCCGATTTCGAGGTGCTGATTCCACCCTTTTTTCCGCTGGATAAGCGGTGGCAGCTCGCCCGTTTTGCCGACTATGCCGGAGGGGATCACTTCCTGGTGTACCGGATCGGGGCGGATTCCGTGGGAAGGGCCAGGGAAAGAGGGATGGCGGAGGAGGAGATGATCGCCCTCCTGGAGCAGCTGGCCGGAGGCGGGATTCCCGCCAACGTGACGGCCGGAATCCGGGAGTGGTGCCGGCGGGTCGGGCGGATCTCGCTTCGCCATGCGCTCCTGGTGGAAGGGGATGACGAGGAGCTGATCGATGAATTGGAGCTCATCCCCGAGCTCGGGGAGTTGATCGCGGAACGGGTTGGACGCCGGGTGCTGATCGCCGATGCAAACCGGGAGGAAGAGCTCCGCGATCGTTTGAAAAAACTGGGGTTTCCGCCGCGGCAAGAGGTGAAGCCGAGGAAGCCCGGGACCGATACCGAGGAGAGGGGCGAAGGAGATGCGGAACCGGAGGGCTTTACGGTGGAAAACCGTTATCCGGACCTGACCGAGGCGGTGCCCGGGGCGCGCAACCTCCCCCGGATGTGGACGTCGGCCATCCGTTCCTATCACCCAGCCACGGTGCAGGATATGGTGCGCAAGGCGATACAGTTGCGCCTGGAACTCCGGGTGAAGGAGAAGGACGGAACGGTCCGTCAACTCATCCCCCGGCAGCTGGAAAACCGGGAAGGATCCTGGACGATGGAGGGAGTGGACGGCGGGCGGAGGGTCCGGATCGAACTCAGCCGGATCGGGGGCGTGCAGATCCGGTTGCCGGAATAG
- the mgtE gene encoding magnesium transporter gives METTEHQTVELPMDAVKLAIQKGNKSAMRQLLEELQPYDLGQIFFRLNGVYRRQFLDFLSPEKIAELVEEVEKAEQLEILSALPPEKLSRVLNRVPSDEMADLLEGLEEQKVQTLLKKMEQAEADKVRALLDYPGDTAGGKMTTEYISVYDHYTAEEAIQYLRQEAPTAETVYYIYVIDGDDRLVGVVSLRELLIARPDVPVREIMYERVISVPADMDQEEVAAILGRYDFLAIPVVDDENRLLGIITVDDILDVLIEEAQEDIAKLSAVGRTEKEVLTSPLASARRRIPWLMLLLFIGILTSRLVGYFEDTISQLTALAFFMPMVAGMTGNTGTQSLALVIRGISSGELTRDKYGRFILQQASVGLIIGAVCSLLIVGVLYGMENDLRLGIVVGFSLLLTLLIGTIAGTVIPLLLHFLKVDPAVASGPLITTLSDVFSLVVYFGIATLCLNFLL, from the coding sequence ATGGAGACAACGGAGCATCAAACGGTGGAATTGCCGATGGATGCCGTCAAACTGGCCATTCAAAAGGGAAACAAATCGGCGATGCGCCAGCTCCTCGAGGAGCTGCAACCCTACGACCTGGGACAGATCTTTTTCCGGCTAAACGGCGTATATCGGCGCCAATTTCTCGATTTCCTCTCTCCCGAAAAAATCGCCGAACTGGTTGAAGAAGTGGAGAAGGCCGAACAACTGGAAATCCTGTCTGCACTGCCGCCGGAAAAACTGTCCCGCGTGCTGAACCGGGTGCCCTCCGACGAGATGGCGGACCTACTCGAGGGACTGGAAGAACAGAAGGTACAAACCCTGTTGAAAAAGATGGAGCAGGCCGAGGCAGACAAGGTGCGCGCCCTGCTCGACTATCCCGGGGACACCGCCGGGGGAAAAATGACGACGGAATACATCAGCGTCTACGACCACTACACGGCGGAAGAAGCGATCCAGTATCTCCGTCAAGAGGCACCGACGGCGGAAACGGTATACTACATTTATGTGATTGACGGGGACGATCGCCTGGTGGGAGTCGTTTCCCTGCGGGAGCTCCTGATCGCCCGCCCGGATGTTCCCGTTCGGGAAATCATGTATGAGCGGGTGATTTCCGTTCCGGCCGACATGGACCAGGAAGAGGTCGCGGCCATTTTGGGGCGGTACGATTTTCTCGCCATCCCCGTGGTGGACGATGAAAACCGGCTCCTGGGAATCATCACGGTGGACGATATCCTGGACGTTTTAATTGAAGAGGCTCAGGAGGACATCGCCAAACTGTCGGCGGTGGGCCGGACGGAAAAGGAAGTTTTGACCTCTCCCCTGGCCTCCGCCCGGAGGCGGATTCCCTGGCTGATGCTTCTCCTGTTCATCGGCATATTGACCTCCAGGCTGGTGGGATATTTTGAAGACACCATATCCCAGTTGACCGCCCTGGCCTTTTTCATGCCGATGGTCGCCGGAATGACCGGCAACACCGGGACCCAATCCCTCGCCCTGGTAATTCGCGGGATTTCCTCGGGAGAGCTGACCCGGGACAAATACGGCCGTTTCATCCTGCAACAGGCGTCCGTCGGCCTGATCATCGGAGCGGTTTGCAGCCTGCTGATCGTCGGTGTGCTATACGGAATGGAAAACGATCTGCGACTGGGCATCGTGGTGGGCTTCTCCCTCCTTCTCACCCTGCTCATCGGCACCATCGCCGGAACGGTAATTCCGCTTCTCTTGCACTTTTTGAAGGTGGATCCCGCCGTCGCTTCCGGTCCGCTGATCACCACCTTAAGCGACGTCTTCTCCCTGGTGGTCTATTTCGGCATCGCCACTCTCTGCCTCAATTTTCTCCTGTAA
- a CDS encoding SPFH domain-containing protein → MQEHQAWKVNGFVMLGVGLATFVLGLLLLLLSGSILGAVFFVVTGLIGPGFVMVQPNEARVLIFFGKYTGSVREAGFFWVNPFTIKKRVSLRVRNFNSEKLKVNDAAGNPIIIGAVVVWKVVDSAKALFDVDNYEEFVAIQSETAIRSLASRYPYDSHADDVPSLRGIPDEVAETLKREVQERLEVAGVEVIEARISHLAYAPEIAQAMLRRQQAEAIIAARKKIVEGAVGMVEAALAHIEGQNLLQLDEERKAAMVNNLLVALVAEGDAQPVINTGTLYS, encoded by the coding sequence ATTCAGGAACACCAGGCGTGGAAAGTGAACGGTTTCGTGATGCTGGGGGTTGGACTGGCAACCTTCGTGTTGGGCCTTTTGCTTCTCCTGTTGTCGGGATCAATCTTGGGGGCTGTGTTTTTCGTCGTCACCGGGCTGATCGGCCCCGGTTTTGTCATGGTGCAGCCCAATGAGGCACGGGTCCTGATCTTTTTTGGGAAGTACACGGGAAGCGTTCGCGAGGCGGGGTTTTTCTGGGTCAACCCCTTTACGATCAAGAAACGGGTCTCCCTCCGGGTGCGCAACTTCAACAGCGAGAAGTTGAAGGTGAACGATGCTGCCGGCAACCCCATCATCATCGGGGCGGTGGTGGTGTGGAAAGTGGTGGATTCGGCCAAGGCCCTGTTTGATGTCGACAACTACGAGGAATTTGTGGCAATCCAGAGCGAGACGGCCATCCGCTCCCTGGCCAGCCGGTATCCCTACGACAGCCATGCGGACGATGTTCCCTCTCTCCGGGGCATTCCCGATGAAGTGGCTGAAACCCTGAAGAGGGAAGTGCAGGAGCGTCTCGAAGTGGCCGGTGTGGAAGTGATCGAGGCGCGCATCAGCCATCTCGCATACGCTCCGGAAATCGCCCAGGCGATGCTTCGTCGCCAACAGGCGGAGGCGATCATCGCCGCCCGGAAGAAAATTGTGGAGGGGGCCGTGGGCATGGTGGAAGCCGCCCTTGCCCACATCGAGGGGCAAAACCTCCTCCAGCTGGATGAGGAGCGGAAGGCGGCGATGGTGAACAACCTCCTTGTCGCGCTGGTGGCGGAAGGAGATGCCCAGCCGGTGATCAATACCGGCACGCTTTACTCATGA
- a CDS encoding hemolysin family protein — protein sequence MEAFVSTVFNLLLVLILVLLNGFFVAAEFAIVKVRSTRIAMLREKGHRRARVAERVLANLDAYLSATQLGITLASLGLGWIGEPAVARLIEPVLAPLEIPEWAIHTVSFVIAFSFITFLHIVLGEMAPKSLAIRRAEQTTLWTATPLHWFYKLFYPFIYLLNGAANLILRWLGVEMVPEHQQVHNEEEIRMLVAQSHKSGIIDQTELALFDKIFEFADRVAREVMVPRVDMVCLYAQNNLEQNLNVIKESQYTRYPLCGKDKDDIRGIVHVREVYEHLVAGKNPDLIRLARPAILIPETMEIKDALRILQKNRAGMAIVIDEYGGTAGLVTTEDIVEEIVGEIQDEFDDERPFFQNVGDGTSIDARLLIEEVNDYFGTDIEDPDNDTIGGWVFSQLKEVPRVGDEVEHNDWVFTVQEIDQRSVTRLLVKPNKKTAEDNLDRKS from the coding sequence TTGGAAGCCTTTGTTTCGACAGTGTTCAATTTGCTTCTGGTCCTGATACTGGTTCTTCTGAACGGCTTCTTCGTCGCTGCCGAATTCGCCATCGTCAAGGTGCGTTCCACCCGGATCGCCATGCTGAGGGAGAAGGGGCATCGGAGGGCCCGCGTCGCGGAAAGGGTGCTGGCCAATCTGGACGCCTACCTCTCGGCCACCCAGTTGGGCATCACCCTGGCCTCCCTGGGTCTGGGATGGATCGGGGAGCCGGCCGTCGCCCGGCTGATCGAACCGGTGCTGGCTCCCCTGGAGATCCCCGAATGGGCGATCCACACCGTCAGCTTTGTCATCGCCTTTTCCTTCATCACCTTTTTGCACATCGTCCTTGGGGAGATGGCCCCCAAATCCCTCGCCATTCGCCGGGCGGAGCAGACGACGCTGTGGACGGCCACGCCGCTCCACTGGTTTTACAAGCTGTTTTACCCCTTCATATACCTGTTGAACGGGGCGGCCAACCTCATCCTGCGCTGGCTGGGGGTGGAAATGGTTCCGGAACACCAGCAGGTCCACAACGAGGAAGAGATCCGCATGTTGGTCGCCCAGAGCCACAAGAGCGGCATCATCGATCAAACGGAATTGGCGCTGTTCGATAAAATCTTCGAGTTCGCCGACCGGGTCGCCCGCGAAGTGATGGTCCCCCGAGTGGATATGGTCTGTCTCTACGCCCAGAACAACCTTGAGCAAAATCTGAACGTCATCAAGGAAAGCCAATACACCCGCTACCCCCTGTGCGGAAAGGACAAGGACGACATCCGGGGGATCGTCCATGTCCGTGAAGTGTATGAGCATCTGGTGGCGGGAAAAAACCCCGATCTGATCCGCTTGGCGCGTCCCGCCATCCTGATTCCGGAAACGATGGAGATTAAGGACGCGCTCCGCATCCTGCAAAAAAACCGGGCCGGAATGGCGATCGTGATCGACGAGTACGGCGGAACGGCCGGTCTGGTCACCACGGAGGACATCGTCGAGGAGATCGTGGGGGAGATCCAGGACGAATTTGACGACGAACGCCCCTTTTTCCAGAACGTCGGCGACGGCACGTCCATCGACGCCCGCCTGCTGATCGAAGAAGTGAACGATTATTTCGGGACGGATATCGAGGATCCCGATAACGACACCATCGGCGGGTGGGTGTTTTCCCAGCTGAAGGAGGTGCCCCGAGTCGGCGATGAAGTGGAGCACAATGACTGGGTTTTCACCGTTCAGGAGATCGATCAGCGAAGCGTCACCCGGCTTCTGGTGAAGCCCAACAAAAAAACGGCCGAGGACAACCTCGACCGAAAAAGCTAG
- a CDS encoding YlbG family protein, which translates to MKITERLGLAVWVKDLKAARSLGRLGNIHYISKRLKYVYLYIDGKKADQMIERIERMPFVTRVERSLRRELAMEIASKPLGLHRRA; encoded by the coding sequence ATGAAAATCACAGAACGGCTGGGTTTGGCTGTTTGGGTGAAGGATTTGAAGGCAGCTCGCTCCTTGGGACGTCTGGGGAACATTCACTATATCTCGAAGCGTCTGAAATACGTTTATCTGTATATCGACGGAAAAAAAGCGGACCAAATGATTGAGCGGATCGAACGGATGCCTTTTGTTACGCGGGTGGAACGCTCTCTCCGGCGGGAGTTGGCGATGGAAATCGCCTCCAAGCCGTTGGGATTGCATCGCCGAGCCTAA
- a CDS encoding DNA repair helicase XPB translates to MSYRPENPLVVQSDRTVLLEVNHPRFEEIRDRLSIFAELVKSPEYVHVYRITPLSLWNAAARGMKAAEMMELLTRYGKFPLPPAVEREIADTVSRYGRVRLENRNGELVLTFRDLEVKNDVLRLSSLKYLREGREGDGLRVPPERRGQLKQELLRLGYPVEDVAGYSEGEPLPVRLRKVCRSGRPFRLRDYQIRAVEAFHQGGNACGGSGVFVLPCGAGKTVVGLAVMERVGQATLILTTNTTSVRQWIGEILDKTDLPPERVGEYTGDRKEVRPVTVATYQILTHRGKKDGAFEHMQLFQQRNWGLIIYDEVHLLPAPIFRATADLQAKRRLGLTATLVREDGREGDVFSLIGPKRYDVPWKELEGQGWIARAECIEIRVPMSSELRRRYMHAAKRQKYRIAAENPEKIPVLEELLDRHRRDRVLIIGQYLSQLRRIAERLSIPLITGQMKQANRDLLFDRFRRGEIPVLVVSKVANFAVDLPDANVAIQVSGTFGSRQEEAQRFGRILRPKGGENRAYFYNLVTRDSLDQEYALHRQLFLVEQGYHYEVREVGGWEGKHVSFAD, encoded by the coding sequence ATGTCCTATCGTCCGGAAAACCCCCTGGTAGTACAGAGCGATCGGACGGTTCTCCTCGAAGTGAACCATCCCCGGTTTGAGGAGATCCGCGATCGCTTGTCCATCTTCGCCGAGCTGGTGAAAAGTCCGGAATACGTTCATGTTTACCGCATCACCCCCCTTTCCCTGTGGAATGCGGCGGCGAGGGGGATGAAGGCGGCGGAGATGATGGAGCTGCTCACCCGGTACGGAAAATTCCCGCTCCCTCCGGCGGTGGAGCGGGAAATTGCGGACACGGTCTCCCGGTACGGACGGGTCCGGTTGGAAAACCGGAACGGGGAGTTGGTCCTCACCTTTAGGGATTTGGAGGTAAAGAATGATGTGCTCCGTCTCTCCTCCCTGAAATATTTGCGAGAAGGAAGGGAGGGGGACGGGCTGCGGGTTCCGCCGGAGCGGCGGGGCCAATTGAAACAGGAGCTTCTGCGGCTCGGATATCCTGTGGAGGATGTGGCGGGATACAGCGAGGGGGAACCGCTTCCGGTCCGCCTCCGCAAGGTGTGCCGGTCGGGTCGCCCTTTTCGCCTTCGGGATTATCAGATCCGGGCGGTGGAAGCCTTCCATCAAGGGGGCAACGCCTGCGGGGGCAGCGGTGTCTTCGTCCTCCCCTGCGGAGCGGGCAAGACTGTGGTGGGTCTCGCCGTGATGGAGCGGGTCGGCCAGGCGACGTTGATTTTGACGACCAACACCACCTCGGTCCGCCAATGGATCGGAGAGATCCTGGACAAGACCGATCTTCCCCCGGAGCGGGTGGGGGAATATACCGGGGACCGGAAGGAAGTGCGCCCCGTAACGGTGGCCACTTATCAGATACTTACCCATCGCGGGAAAAAGGATGGCGCCTTCGAGCACATGCAATTGTTTCAACAGCGAAACTGGGGGTTGATCATCTATGACGAAGTGCATCTGTTGCCCGCGCCGATCTTTCGGGCCACCGCCGATCTCCAGGCCAAGCGCCGGCTGGGACTGACGGCCACCCTGGTTCGGGAGGACGGGAGGGAAGGGGATGTGTTCTCCCTGATCGGCCCCAAAAGGTACGACGTCCCGTGGAAGGAACTGGAGGGCCAAGGGTGGATTGCCAGGGCCGAATGCATCGAGATTCGGGTGCCCATGTCCTCCGAGCTGCGACGTCGCTACATGCACGCCGCCAAGCGCCAGAAATACCGGATCGCGGCGGAAAACCCCGAAAAAATCCCGGTGCTGGAGGAGCTGCTGGATCGGCATCGCAGGGACCGGGTGTTGATCATCGGCCAGTATCTTTCCCAACTGCGGAGAATTGCCGAACGCCTTTCGATCCCCCTGATTACCGGCCAGATGAAGCAGGCGAACCGCGATCTTCTCTTCGACCGGTTTCGGCGCGGGGAGATTCCGGTGCTGGTGGTCTCAAAAGTGGCCAACTTTGCCGTGGACTTGCCGGATGCCAACGTGGCCATCCAGGTGTCGGGAACCTTCGGATCACGGCAGGAGGAGGCGCAGCGGTTCGGACGGATCCTGCGCCCCAAAGGGGGAGAAAACCGCGCCTATTTTTACAATCTCGTCACCCGGGACTCCCTGGATCAGGAATACGCCCTGCATCGTCAGTTGTTCCTCGTGGAGCAGGGATACCATTACGAAGTCAGGGAGGTGGGAGGATGGGAGGGAAAACATGTATCCTTCGCTGATTAG
- a CDS encoding short-chain fatty acid transporter, whose amino-acid sequence MRRFTRLCVRLVERYLPDPFLFAVLLTFIVFIMGLVWTPSGPLEMIRHWGDGFWGLLEFTMQMVLILVLGHALARAPLVERGLRRVAGMARDPGKALMLTTFVATVASWISWGFGLVVGALFAREVAKRVPDVDYRVLVAGAYSGFLVWHGGLSGSVPLKLATDDQFGVMVPTSETLFAAFNLVPVIVLAVTLPFLIRWMQPTRPERVTVRPEWLQDDASAASLANDSVETPAERLETSAAISLVTAAMGLIFILWFFIEKGFQLDLNIINFIFLMAGIALHRTPRRYVAAISEAVRKTGGIVLQFPFYAGIMGMMASSGLGEKISELFVSISNETTFPLFTFLSAGLVNLFVPSGGGQWAVQGPIMLAAGEALGVDPAKTAMAVAWGDAWTNMIQPFWALPLLAIARLKARDIMGYCLVVLLYSGLVIGLSFLLL is encoded by the coding sequence CTGAGACGGTTTACCCGGTTGTGTGTCCGTCTGGTGGAACGCTATCTTCCCGATCCGTTTTTGTTTGCCGTGCTGCTCACCTTTATCGTCTTCATCATGGGCCTCGTATGGACGCCTTCGGGTCCGCTGGAGATGATCCGCCATTGGGGAGACGGATTTTGGGGACTTTTGGAATTTACCATGCAGATGGTGCTGATCCTCGTCCTGGGGCACGCGTTGGCCCGCGCCCCGTTGGTGGAGAGGGGTTTGAGGAGGGTGGCCGGAATGGCCCGGGATCCCGGCAAGGCGCTGATGCTCACCACCTTCGTGGCCACCGTGGCCAGCTGGATCAGTTGGGGCTTCGGGCTGGTGGTCGGCGCCCTGTTCGCCCGTGAAGTGGCCAAAAGGGTTCCGGATGTGGATTACCGGGTGCTGGTGGCCGGAGCCTACTCCGGATTCCTCGTCTGGCACGGGGGATTGTCAGGATCCGTTCCCCTCAAGTTGGCCACGGATGATCAGTTCGGCGTGATGGTGCCCACTTCGGAAACGCTGTTTGCCGCCTTTAACCTGGTCCCGGTGATCGTCTTGGCGGTGACCCTGCCCTTCTTGATCCGCTGGATGCAGCCGACCCGTCCGGAACGGGTGACCGTTCGTCCCGAATGGTTGCAGGATGACGCTTCCGCTGCCTCCCTGGCGAATGATTCGGTGGAGACGCCGGCGGAACGCCTGGAGACCAGTGCGGCCATCTCTCTGGTGACGGCGGCGATGGGTCTGATCTTCATCCTTTGGTTCTTCATCGAAAAGGGATTCCAGCTGGATCTCAACATCATCAATTTCATCTTTCTGATGGCGGGGATCGCGCTGCACCGCACCCCCAGGCGGTATGTGGCGGCCATTTCAGAGGCGGTCAGGAAGACGGGAGGCATCGTTCTGCAGTTTCCCTTCTATGCGGGGATCATGGGCATGATGGCTTCTTCCGGACTGGGGGAGAAGATCTCGGAGCTGTTCGTGAGCATCTCCAATGAAACCACCTTTCCCCTCTTCACCTTTTTGAGCGCCGGTCTGGTCAACCTGTTCGTCCCTTCGGGAGGCGGCCAGTGGGCGGTTCAGGGTCCCATCATGTTGGCCGCGGGGGAGGCCCTGGGGGTCGATCCGGCGAAGACGGCGATGGCGGTGGCCTGGGGCGATGCCTGGACCAACATGATTCAGCCCTTCTGGGCTCTCCCCCTTCTGGCCATCGCCCGATTGAAGGCGAGGGATATCATGGGTTACTGTCTGGTGGTTCTCCTCTATTCCGGCCTTGTGATCGGGCTCAGCTTCCTGTTGTTGTAG
- a CDS encoding YlbF family regulator, with amino-acid sequence MGAQTKSLDMAEILMEAYQLADRINESEEVKRYLQLKERLDADPEVRRLIGEFRRKKEKFEEAQRFGHFHPDYHAAKEEAESFQEKMARHPLIAEFLEAEEQLDRLLNEVSRTIAHAVSESVRVPVNDPRPIKRRNCSG; translated from the coding sequence ATGGGAGCACAGACAAAATCGCTCGACATGGCCGAAATTTTGATGGAGGCTTATCAACTGGCTGACCGGATCAACGAATCGGAGGAAGTGAAGCGTTATCTTCAACTGAAGGAGCGCCTGGATGCGGATCCGGAAGTCCGGCGGCTCATCGGGGAATTCCGTCGGAAGAAGGAGAAGTTTGAGGAAGCCCAGCGGTTTGGCCATTTCCATCCGGATTACCATGCGGCCAAGGAGGAAGCCGAGTCGTTTCAGGAGAAGATGGCCCGGCATCCGTTGATTGCGGAATTTCTGGAGGCGGAGGAGCAGCTGGATCGGCTGCTCAACGAGGTGAGCCGAACCATCGCACACGCGGTGTCCGAATCGGTCCGGGTTCCGGTCAATGACCCGCGTCCGATCAAAAGGCGGAACTGCTCGGGTTGA